A stretch of the Archangium violaceum genome encodes the following:
- a CDS encoding AgmX/PglI C-terminal domain-containing protein — protein MNFSCNKCQRRYSIADDKVRGKTVKVRCKNCQNVISVEGPPVEEQESTRVVSLADVERLREQERSLAAEEESAAALAQQAAPAASAQSWEDEPTRTMPLRDSRSPWFVMVKSKQEGPLDEGALSELVASGAVTARSYFWQQGMPDWKRGQDIAELAGFFAAPEAPPPAAPPPPVRAPAPPPVMAPEPEPAPAEQSATSWQPEPPAPSQTIWQTSPTQRRPAPMAQDARPWEPEPESEPTPAPASDGADANGAPLGELFSDLDLPQSEPQGELGPDMLAGAQQEDPLAALGKEPEPKRAQAENTQYFVKKAGVHRRNPPWKIALFIVLLLGIPVGVLYALTELQVVPLRVTRVDGQGNTVQEPVSVFSSEGMSELRDLMLGRSKPPPPPAPKPAPKPKARPSEPAKQEPPPQEAAQPQAEAQQGVTQQEVAALYAEGEKKDVGPEVRENTEVAATDSAAQSGPPQEAIARVVAQSQSAFKSCIEAALRKNPRLRDGKLLLTATVGSSGTVKKVSFDRSDLDGSPMGNCIKGRARRMVFPSFSGDDVEIEIPLVLSKSM, from the coding sequence TTGAACTTCTCCTGTAACAAGTGTCAGCGGCGGTACTCCATCGCGGACGACAAGGTCCGCGGGAAGACCGTCAAGGTTCGTTGTAAGAATTGCCAGAACGTCATCTCGGTGGAGGGCCCACCCGTCGAGGAGCAGGAGAGCACGCGCGTCGTGTCCCTGGCGGACGTGGAGCGCCTTCGCGAGCAGGAGCGCTCGCTCGCCGCCGAGGAGGAATCGGCCGCCGCCCTGGCCCAGCAGGCCGCGCCCGCCGCGTCGGCGCAGTCCTGGGAGGACGAGCCCACGCGGACCATGCCGCTGCGCGACAGCCGCTCGCCCTGGTTCGTGATGGTGAAGAGCAAGCAGGAGGGGCCGCTGGACGAGGGCGCCCTGAGCGAGCTCGTGGCCTCCGGCGCCGTCACGGCCCGTAGCTACTTCTGGCAGCAGGGCATGCCGGACTGGAAGCGGGGACAGGACATCGCCGAGCTGGCCGGCTTCTTCGCCGCGCCCGAGGCCCCGCCGCCCGCGGCGCCGCCTCCCCCCGTGCGCGCCCCCGCGCCGCCTCCGGTGATGGCGCCCGAGCCCGAGCCCGCTCCCGCGGAGCAGTCCGCCACCTCGTGGCAACCCGAGCCGCCGGCCCCCTCGCAGACGATCTGGCAGACCAGTCCCACGCAGCGCCGCCCGGCGCCCATGGCCCAGGACGCCAGGCCCTGGGAGCCAGAACCGGAGTCCGAGCCGACCCCCGCCCCCGCCTCCGATGGCGCGGATGCGAACGGCGCGCCCCTGGGTGAGCTGTTCTCCGACCTGGACCTCCCCCAGTCCGAGCCGCAGGGCGAGCTGGGGCCGGACATGCTCGCGGGAGCGCAGCAGGAGGATCCACTCGCCGCGCTGGGCAAGGAGCCGGAGCCCAAGCGCGCACAAGCGGAGAACACCCAGTACTTCGTGAAGAAGGCGGGAGTGCATCGGCGCAACCCGCCCTGGAAGATCGCCCTCTTCATCGTGCTGCTGCTGGGGATTCCCGTGGGCGTGTTGTACGCGCTCACCGAGCTGCAGGTGGTGCCGCTGCGTGTCACCCGTGTGGATGGGCAGGGCAACACGGTGCAGGAGCCCGTGTCCGTCTTCTCGTCCGAGGGCATGAGCGAGCTGAGGGATTTGATGCTCGGCCGCTCCAAGCCGCCTCCGCCTCCCGCGCCGAAGCCCGCGCCGAAGCCCAAGGCGCGCCCCAGCGAGCCGGCGAAGCAGGAGCCGCCGCCGCAAGAGGCCGCCCAACCCCAGGCCGAGGCGCAGCAGGGCGTGACGCAGCAGGAAGTGGCCGCGCTCTACGCCGAGGGCGAGAAGAAGGACGTGGGCCCCGAGGTGCGTGAGAACACCGAGGTGGCCGCCACGGACTCGGCCGCGCAGTCCGGCCCGCCCCAGGAGGCGATCGCCCGCGTGGTGGCGCAGTCGCAGTCCGCCTTCAAGTCCTGCATCGAGGCGGCCCTGCGCAAGAACCCGAGGCTGCGCGATGGCAAGCTGCTGCTCACCGCGACCGTGGGCAGCTCCGGCACGGTGAAGAAGGTGTCCTTCGACCGGAGCGACCTGGACGGCTCTCCCATGGGCAACTGCATCAAGGGGCGCGCCAGGCGCATGGTGTTCCCCTCCTTCTCGGGGGATGACGTCGAGATCGAGATTCCGCTCGTCCTCTCGAAGTCCATGTAG
- a CDS encoding DUF3006 domain-containing protein, with product MTKATLDRFEDELAVLIVDGREVTRPRGKLPPEAREGDVLDLDTMTVDPAATERLRAEVRKARKRAMKKKTPPPGDFDL from the coding sequence ATGACCAAGGCCACCCTGGACCGATTCGAGGACGAGCTCGCCGTGCTCATCGTGGATGGGCGCGAGGTGACGCGCCCCCGCGGGAAGCTGCCGCCCGAGGCGCGCGAGGGAGACGTGCTGGACCTGGACACGATGACGGTGGACCCGGCCGCCACCGAGCGCCTGCGCGCCGAGGTGCGCAAGGCACGCAAGCGGGCCATGAAGAAGAAGACGCCACCGCCCGGGGACTTCGACCTGTAG
- a CDS encoding ribonuclease HI family protein, with protein MAPPDLVDILRYIGREEPLSGTVRAFPGLTREDLSRLLETAAGRLAALPPEPIPEPRPPEPPVSSGPPQSLKLFSDGAARGNPGPAGAGAVLVDSAGRVVARLGRFLGVQTNNYAEYMGLLLGLKHALSLGVKQLEVAADSELLIRQLQGRYQVKSPTLRPLYEEAVALLKQFPRVKLVHVPREKNKAADEMSNRAIDERM; from the coding sequence ATGGCCCCGCCGGACCTCGTCGACATCCTCCGCTACATCGGGCGCGAGGAGCCGCTCTCGGGGACGGTGCGGGCCTTTCCGGGGCTCACCCGCGAGGACCTGAGCCGCCTCCTGGAGACAGCGGCCGGACGGCTCGCGGCCCTCCCACCCGAGCCCATCCCGGAGCCGCGTCCCCCGGAGCCGCCCGTCTCGAGCGGACCACCTCAGAGCCTCAAGCTCTTCTCGGACGGAGCCGCCCGCGGCAATCCGGGTCCCGCTGGAGCCGGCGCGGTGCTGGTGGACTCCGCGGGACGGGTGGTCGCCCGGCTCGGCAGGTTCCTCGGCGTCCAGACGAACAACTACGCCGAGTACATGGGCCTGCTGCTCGGCCTGAAGCATGCCCTGAGCCTGGGGGTGAAGCAGCTCGAGGTGGCCGCCGACAGCGAGCTGCTCATCCGCCAGCTCCAGGGGCGCTACCAGGTGAAGAGCCCGACCCTCCGCCCCCTCTACGAGGAGGCCGTCGCCCTGCTCAAGCAGTTCCCCCGCGTGAAGCTCGTCCACGTGCCGCGCGAGAAGAACAAGGCCGCCGACGAGATGAGCAACCGCGCCATCGACGAGCGGATGTAG
- a CDS encoding carboxypeptidase regulatory-like domain-containing protein yields MRRRPLPLLALTTLLPFTPDCKAPTASPGGQAANTPPGVIVGTLRLSGSPPTLPPLPTIPSVASVCGTSVPDRSIVVGEGGALAYVVVALADGTEAPAPDPDAPPAQLEQKQCAFEPPVLAARAGSRLEVRNSDAVFHTVDALAGSHRPILNVALPIEGSRVRWPLPGAPGILAVRCDLHPWVSAVVRTFEHPWFTTTDASGHFRLEVPPGTHSVFLWHPRLPGVSRSISVRGGETVRLDHAWASEEVRQQSAP; encoded by the coding sequence GTGCGCCGTCGCCCGCTTCCGCTGCTCGCCCTGACCACGCTGCTTCCCTTCACCCCAGATTGCAAGGCGCCCACTGCCTCACCGGGAGGGCAGGCGGCCAACACCCCCCCGGGTGTCATCGTGGGCACCCTCCGTCTCTCGGGGAGCCCGCCCACGCTGCCACCCCTGCCCACCATTCCCTCGGTGGCTTCCGTCTGTGGGACCTCGGTGCCGGATCGCTCCATCGTCGTGGGGGAGGGGGGGGCGCTCGCCTACGTGGTGGTGGCGCTCGCCGATGGGACCGAGGCGCCCGCGCCCGACCCGGACGCCCCCCCGGCCCAGCTGGAGCAGAAGCAGTGCGCCTTCGAGCCGCCGGTGCTCGCCGCCCGCGCGGGCTCCCGGTTGGAGGTGCGCAACTCGGATGCCGTCTTCCACACTGTCGACGCCCTGGCCGGCTCGCACAGGCCCATCCTCAACGTGGCCCTCCCCATCGAGGGCTCCCGCGTGCGCTGGCCGCTGCCGGGCGCGCCGGGCATCCTCGCGGTCCGCTGCGACCTGCACCCGTGGGTGAGCGCCGTCGTCCGGACCTTCGAGCACCCCTGGTTCACCACCACGGACGCCTCCGGCCACTTCCGCCTGGAGGTGCCTCCGGGCACGCACTCCGTCTTCCTCTGGCACCCCCGCCTGCCCGGCGTCTCCCGCTCCATTTCCGTGCGCGGCGGGGAGACGGTCCGGCTCGACCACGCCTGGGCCTCGGAGGAGGTTCGCCAGCAGTCCGCCCCCTGA
- a CDS encoding zinc ribbon domain-containing protein has protein sequence MREKLKALAELQKVDLEVASLRKAADVHPRQLAELERELGAARSAIEAERNRVADIERQKTTLEQNITDEKDKVKKWEARLAEQRSTREYSALAREIDIAKKANQTMADELVELSKTLGAAREAVKAKEAEFASRQEQLSSRMAELRSKQSQAEGQVKTLEGKRSEVSSRVDPTLLRRYETVRKKKLPAMVGVVNGTCQGCNMNVPPQLYNNLRVSLGTDVCPSCNRIIYAIEALETPAEK, from the coding sequence TTGCGGGAGAAACTGAAGGCGCTGGCGGAGCTGCAGAAGGTGGACCTCGAGGTCGCCTCGCTCCGAAAGGCTGCGGACGTGCATCCCCGGCAGTTGGCGGAACTGGAGCGCGAGCTGGGCGCCGCGCGCAGCGCCATCGAAGCGGAGCGCAACCGCGTTGCGGACATCGAGCGGCAGAAGACGACGCTCGAGCAGAACATCACCGACGAGAAGGACAAGGTGAAGAAGTGGGAGGCGCGGCTCGCCGAGCAGCGCTCCACGCGTGAGTACTCCGCGCTCGCCCGGGAAATCGATATCGCCAAGAAGGCCAATCAGACGATGGCCGACGAGCTCGTGGAGCTGAGCAAGACGCTCGGCGCCGCGCGCGAGGCGGTGAAGGCCAAGGAGGCCGAGTTCGCCTCCCGTCAGGAGCAGCTCTCCAGCCGGATGGCGGAGCTGCGGAGCAAGCAGAGCCAGGCCGAGGGCCAGGTGAAGACGCTCGAGGGCAAGCGCTCCGAGGTGTCCTCACGCGTGGACCCCACCCTGCTGCGCCGCTACGAGACGGTACGAAAGAAGAAGCTGCCGGCCATGGTGGGCGTGGTGAATGGCACCTGCCAGGGCTGCAACATGAACGTGCCGCCGCAGCTCTACAACAACCTGCGCGTGTCGCTGGGCACGGACGTGTGCCCGTCCTGCAACCGCATCATCTACGCCATCGAGGCGCTCGAGACGCCGGCGGAGAAGTAG
- a CDS encoding PEGA domain-containing protein, translated as MLLRRAFLIALLLCFAAPSAFAQGMDDLLAPLTPPSSDKAKGKGKSKATRSKSSKASKRAKAGRGSKGSKSGKGSKQGPASAPEEAETAEAPSSDADLLAPLVKKTELLVKLNGVGRGARLFIDDKDVGLVPRGPIEVTPGEHTLVVRRPGYREFSRRVTVPEGESTEVSVLLEATAGFVSVKADVEGARVLINGEDKGVAPLDSVMLPAGSYEIVVQREGFRPESQRIAVRAGKEYTVGVNLRPEALAQTDQPRAPILTPSSTETPSPLTQEVPAVSTSTPLTKRWYFWAGVGAVVTAAAVGTVIASQPLDPDKVCGGTCDGVINKPTGGLFQF; from the coding sequence ATGCTCCTGCGCCGCGCTTTCCTGATCGCCCTGCTCCTCTGCTTCGCCGCGCCTTCCGCTTTCGCACAGGGGATGGACGATCTGCTCGCCCCCTTGACGCCCCCTTCCTCGGACAAGGCGAAGGGGAAGGGAAAGAGCAAGGCCACCAGGAGCAAATCGTCGAAGGCCTCGAAGAGGGCGAAGGCGGGTCGGGGCTCGAAGGGCTCGAAGTCCGGCAAGGGCTCCAAGCAGGGCCCCGCGTCGGCGCCGGAGGAGGCGGAGACCGCCGAGGCGCCATCCTCCGACGCCGATCTCCTCGCGCCCCTCGTCAAGAAGACCGAACTGCTCGTGAAGCTCAATGGCGTCGGGCGGGGCGCGCGGTTGTTCATCGATGACAAGGACGTGGGTCTGGTGCCCAGGGGCCCCATCGAGGTGACCCCCGGCGAGCACACCCTCGTCGTGCGCAGGCCCGGTTATCGCGAGTTCTCCCGGCGCGTCACCGTCCCGGAGGGCGAGTCCACCGAGGTGAGCGTGCTGCTCGAGGCCACCGCTGGCTTCGTCTCCGTGAAGGCGGATGTGGAGGGCGCCCGCGTGCTCATCAACGGCGAGGACAAGGGCGTGGCCCCACTCGACAGCGTGATGCTCCCGGCGGGCTCCTATGAGATCGTCGTCCAGCGCGAGGGCTTCCGCCCCGAGTCGCAGCGTATCGCCGTGCGCGCAGGCAAGGAGTACACCGTCGGCGTCAACCTGCGTCCGGAGGCGCTCGCCCAGACCGACCAGCCGCGGGCGCCGATCCTCACCCCGAGCAGCACCGAGACGCCCTCTCCGCTCACCCAGGAGGTTCCGGCCGTCTCCACCAGCACTCCGCTCACCAAGCGCTGGTACTTCTGGGCCGGTGTGGGCGCGGTGGTCACCGCCGCCGCCGTGGGCACGGTGATCGCCTCGCAGCCGCTCGACCCGGACAAGGTCTGTGGTGGTACCTGCGACGGGGTCATCAACAAGCCCACGGGTGGGTTGTTCCAGTTCTGA
- a CDS encoding FYDLN acid domain-containing protein: MPAKDLGNKYVCFKCSTKFYDMKKPDPLCPKCGADQRESPALKPASEGRRGRLSSIPKVIEPIEPEEPAAESEDEELAEFDDEDAEVPADEDEDI, translated from the coding sequence ATGCCCGCGAAGGACCTCGGGAACAAGTACGTCTGCTTCAAGTGCTCCACGAAGTTCTACGATATGAAGAAGCCGGACCCTCTGTGCCCCAAGTGCGGCGCGGATCAGCGCGAGAGCCCGGCCCTCAAGCCGGCCTCCGAGGGCCGGCGTGGTCGCCTGTCCTCCATCCCCAAGGTCATCGAGCCCATCGAGCCCGAGGAGCCGGCGGCGGAGAGCGAGGACGAGGAACTGGCCGAGTTCGACGACGAGGATGCCGAGGTCCCGGCCGACGAGGACGAGGACATTTGA
- the ftsY gene encoding signal recognition particle-docking protein FtsY, with the protein MKTPTALPFLLAQAPSPQPTPPQEPPQAQPGVPETGTPPPPEGSPVETVVGVGVTVLLVALMVAAARKLFFKRRPEEPGRAPTVPPTKEKPELPAERPELPPTEAELARRREAEEIHARAEALARQREEATRAAKITTDAAERARLEAEARALKEREEEEKRAEYRAKKAAEDEARERRKREREEAERLLAEQKAREAAAAEEARRAEEAAARAKIEAEAGRTLAQGLDKTRSQGFMARLNGLFGSNRKVDESVLAEMEEILFTADIGVRTASNLVEVAREKLKRNELSDADRIKGLIREEVTRIVDLPVPRTLEGGGPPHVVMVVGVNGAGKTTTIGKLAAKLTGQGKKVMLAAGDTFRAAATEQLDVWADRAKAELVKGAEGADPSSVIFEAIKKAKEMGADVVIADTAGRLHTKVNLMDELKKVKRVIDKALPGAPHEVLLVLDSTNGQNAIQQAKQFHEAVGVTAIALTKLDGTAKGGVIIGICDELKLPVVWVGVGEKVADLRRFEPREFVQALFD; encoded by the coding sequence ATGAAGACGCCCACCGCCCTTCCCTTCCTCCTCGCGCAGGCGCCGTCGCCGCAGCCCACCCCGCCCCAGGAGCCGCCCCAGGCTCAACCTGGAGTGCCGGAGACGGGAACGCCGCCGCCGCCCGAGGGAAGCCCCGTGGAGACCGTGGTGGGCGTTGGCGTCACGGTGCTGCTCGTGGCGCTGATGGTGGCGGCGGCACGCAAGCTCTTCTTCAAGCGCCGCCCCGAGGAGCCCGGCCGGGCGCCCACGGTACCGCCCACGAAGGAGAAGCCCGAGCTGCCGGCGGAGCGGCCGGAGCTGCCGCCCACCGAGGCGGAGCTCGCCAGGCGCCGCGAGGCGGAGGAGATCCACGCCCGCGCCGAGGCGCTCGCCCGCCAGCGTGAGGAGGCCACCCGCGCCGCGAAGATCACCACGGACGCCGCCGAGCGCGCCCGCCTGGAGGCCGAGGCCCGGGCCCTCAAGGAGCGTGAGGAGGAGGAGAAGCGCGCCGAGTATCGCGCGAAGAAGGCCGCGGAGGACGAGGCGAGGGAGCGGCGCAAGCGCGAGCGCGAGGAGGCCGAGCGGCTGCTGGCGGAGCAGAAGGCCCGCGAGGCGGCTGCGGCCGAGGAGGCCCGGCGCGCGGAGGAGGCGGCGGCTCGCGCGAAGATCGAGGCCGAGGCGGGCCGGACGCTGGCGCAGGGCCTGGACAAGACGCGCAGCCAGGGCTTCATGGCGCGGCTCAACGGCCTCTTCGGCTCCAACCGCAAGGTGGACGAGTCCGTGCTGGCGGAGATGGAGGAGATCCTCTTCACCGCGGACATTGGCGTGCGCACGGCGTCCAACCTGGTGGAGGTGGCGCGCGAGAAGCTCAAGCGCAACGAACTGAGCGACGCGGACCGCATCAAGGGGCTCATCCGCGAGGAGGTGACGCGCATCGTGGACCTGCCGGTGCCGCGCACGTTGGAGGGCGGAGGCCCACCGCACGTGGTGATGGTGGTGGGCGTCAACGGCGCGGGCAAGACGACCACCATCGGCAAGCTGGCGGCGAAGCTGACCGGCCAGGGCAAGAAGGTGATGCTGGCCGCGGGCGACACGTTCCGCGCCGCCGCCACCGAGCAGCTCGACGTGTGGGCGGACCGGGCGAAGGCGGAGCTGGTGAAGGGGGCCGAGGGCGCGGATCCCAGCTCGGTCATCTTCGAGGCCATCAAGAAGGCGAAGGAGATGGGCGCCGACGTGGTCATCGCGGACACGGCGGGCCGACTGCACACCAAGGTGAACCTGATGGACGAGCTGAAGAAGGTGAAGCGCGTCATCGACAAGGCGCTTCCCGGGGCTCCCCACGAGGTGCTGCTGGTGCTGGACTCCACCAACGGACAGAACGCCATCCAGCAGGCCAAGCAGTTCCACGAGGCGGTGGGCGTCACCGCCATCGCGCTGACGAAGCTGGACGGCACCGCCAAGGGCGGCGTCATCATCGGCATCTGCGACGAGCTGAAGCTGCCCGTGGTGTGGGTGGGCGTCGGCGAGAAGGTCGCCGACCTGCGCCGCTTCGAGCCGCGCGAGTTCGTCCAGGCGCTGTTCGACTAG
- a CDS encoding M1 family aminopeptidase — MLAHLRRWPLLALLLVPGVAPAGNFVPPEVQFSLQHLKSEERARAAQALGPLEDLPRYQVRLEVDPKARKVTGHLRVELSVRNRPLEAVHLRVTPNAFDPRVALSEVKVNGQPVKPERPEDSLYRLPLASPVAPGDSAVVELDLEARVPRAQPGSTSLLGSLGASGGGGDYGAFAAMDDFMSLVGVVPLVPPLDTSGNPWAGPSGVGDLALYEPSNVLANIIVPSGWKVFATGVPMGELPQKDGRIRYSFAAGAVRDFPVFASRGYQSATATVNGVTVESHFAARDAAVGKRVLKYASDALTEFERRLGPLPFKYFRVVEAPLSGGAGGMEFPGLVTVGTALYRGAANPGGALEGLKGMEQMQQLLQAMGGDAAPLAQLGKTLERTLEFTVAHEVAHQYFAALVGSDPINAPVVDESLAQYAALLYMEWKHGRAAAEQTRQESLVSAYHLFRLSGGKDAPADRPTSDFEDSMQYGALVYGKAPLLHHASRKLMGDEAFFKGLRSYVDTYRFKWTCGDCLTRELAKASPSNAKELERLRVRWWKEAHGDEDLGQANMGALLTGGAELDPETQKLIEELLPGLLQQQE; from the coding sequence ATGCTCGCCCACCTGCGTCGCTGGCCGTTGTTGGCACTGCTGCTCGTGCCTGGGGTTGCTCCCGCTGGGAACTTCGTCCCGCCCGAGGTGCAGTTCTCCCTCCAGCACCTCAAGTCCGAGGAGCGGGCCCGGGCCGCGCAGGCGCTCGGCCCCCTCGAGGACCTGCCTCGCTACCAGGTGCGGCTCGAGGTGGATCCGAAGGCGCGCAAGGTGACGGGCCACCTGCGGGTGGAGCTCTCCGTGCGCAACCGCCCCCTGGAGGCCGTCCACCTGCGCGTCACGCCCAATGCCTTCGATCCGCGGGTGGCGCTCTCGGAAGTGAAGGTGAATGGGCAGCCGGTGAAGCCGGAGCGCCCCGAGGACAGCCTCTACCGGTTGCCGCTGGCCAGCCCCGTTGCCCCGGGTGACTCGGCGGTGGTGGAGCTCGACCTGGAGGCTCGCGTGCCTCGCGCGCAGCCCGGCTCGACCTCGTTGCTGGGCTCGTTGGGCGCCTCGGGTGGGGGAGGGGACTACGGGGCCTTCGCCGCCATGGACGACTTCATGAGCCTGGTGGGCGTGGTGCCCCTCGTCCCCCCGCTCGACACGAGCGGCAACCCCTGGGCCGGTCCCTCGGGAGTGGGGGACCTGGCGCTGTACGAGCCCTCCAACGTGCTCGCCAACATCATCGTCCCGTCGGGCTGGAAGGTGTTCGCCACGGGCGTCCCCATGGGCGAGCTGCCCCAGAAGGACGGCCGCATCCGCTACAGCTTCGCCGCGGGCGCGGTGCGGGACTTCCCCGTGTTCGCCTCGCGCGGCTACCAGAGCGCCACCGCGACGGTGAATGGCGTCACCGTGGAGAGCCACTTCGCCGCCCGTGACGCCGCGGTGGGCAAGCGCGTGCTCAAGTACGCCAGCGACGCGCTCACCGAGTTCGAGCGGCGTCTGGGCCCCCTGCCGTTCAAGTACTTCCGCGTGGTGGAGGCTCCGCTGTCGGGGGGCGCCGGTGGCATGGAGTTCCCCGGCCTCGTCACCGTGGGCACGGCCCTGTATCGCGGGGCGGCGAACCCCGGCGGCGCGCTCGAGGGGCTGAAGGGGATGGAGCAGATGCAGCAGCTCCTCCAGGCCATGGGTGGGGACGCGGCGCCGCTCGCGCAGCTCGGCAAGACGTTGGAGCGCACGCTCGAGTTCACCGTGGCCCACGAGGTGGCGCACCAGTACTTCGCGGCGCTGGTGGGCTCGGATCCCATCAACGCACCCGTGGTGGACGAGTCGCTGGCCCAGTACGCGGCGCTGCTCTACATGGAGTGGAAGCACGGGCGCGCGGCGGCGGAGCAGACGCGGCAGGAGTCGCTCGTCTCGGCCTACCACCTCTTCCGGCTCTCGGGCGGCAAGGACGCCCCGGCGGACAGGCCCACCTCCGACTTCGAGGACTCCATGCAGTACGGCGCGCTGGTGTACGGCAAGGCGCCGCTGCTGCACCACGCCTCGCGCAAGCTCATGGGGGACGAGGCCTTCTTCAAGGGCCTGCGCTCCTACGTGGACACCTACCGCTTCAAGTGGACGTGCGGCGACTGCCTCACCCGGGAGCTGGCCAAGGCGAGCCCCTCGAACGCCAAGGAGCTCGAGCGCCTGCGCGTGCGCTGGTGGAAGGAGGCCCACGGAGACGAGGACCTCGGCCAGGCGAACATGGGGGCCCTGCTGACCGGTGGAGCCGAGCTCGATCCGGAGACGCAGAAGCTCATCGAGGAGCTCCTGCCGGGCCTGCTCCAGCAGCAGGAGTAG